TTTTTTGTTGACTTGCGGCTCCAGACATGATGATGTAAACAGAAGATCACATGATAAAATGCAATTTCCAATGAATGGATTGTGCTTCTTTTGGTTGACAGCAGTGTTTTTGTGTAGAATTAAGCTGTACACTAGATGACCATGGCAATGGCATGAAATGATACTATCGTTGGACATCAGCATGGCATTTGACGACGACAATATTTTCAGCTTTTAAATTGAGGATATTGACATTTTAAGCTTAAAACATTACAATTCTCTacatattatataaattttaaactATAAGCACTTACAGTTTTGGAGAAACAGTTCTAGCACTACATGTATAAACAGTTTATTTTTCATGATACATTCAAGCTAGAAAGGTGCATATTTACTGTGAAACTTTATCCATGACACTTTTCACAATATATGTTTAACTTTAAAATACATCTAATACTACCATATTTGATAGCTAAACACACTACAATGTATAGTGTATGCAAGTTTTGATCATATCtatttcttcaaaatattctAAATCTAAATTGGTTACAACTTAAAAGATATGAGAGCTTGAGCAAGCTAATCACTTGCACTCTTATTCTAAACTGTGTACATTTGCTTCTATTCTATAtttaatttgtacacaaattacagagtttttaaaaaataaatcctTTATCCAAATTCACAACTTTACAATAATTTTAAGTGAACTTTTTAAATGTGTGCTACGGAAATGACTCTTGAAGACTGAGAACAGCACCAATCATACTGTTAATATTAAGACATGTGCAAGTACACCTGTTATAAGACTCAGAACATAGCTTTTGCTACAGTATAGTAATACAAATGTAATGTTAGACGATGGCACCACATTTGAAGTACGGTAAAAGTACCGATGTCAGCTGATACTATCCAGGTTTTACTTTTCAGTATACTTGACAACTTAAGTTTGGATAAGAAGATGAGCTTGGTGTAGTGTGTTGTAATGCAAAGTTGCAAGTTTAcgtattattttaaaaacaaaaagcaatTTAAAAATGATTACATGTATCCCTTAATCTTTTCTGAAAAAGTATTTCCTTCAAATCTGTCAAAATGAGATAGTGTCCTATAAAATTAAGTTAGAATATCTCGACCTCCAACAGTAATTCATaaactcttagatagcgagaaccaatcagagcaaacgttttATGAACCATGCATTAGTTGTGTCTAATGCATGGGTGCACACTCTGCATAGTGCTTTTGGACGCATTAATTTTACTTgaaggttgatgcatttatatttgcttctattttccaacattttttagtgacaatttaaataaaaatacaaaatcaagAGATTTTTTTCTTGCATTTATATTATAAAATAGGTTAAATAAATgcttatcacttgttgctcgagaaatacaaaataatgcacttgtactgagatgttggtgCCGtggtgcgtctaatgcactccaccCACTGGGCTtgtgcatcaacatctcagtacaggtgcatttttttgtacaatttcactcccaacaagtgatacgcatttattaacctacaaGTAATCAACACACATCATTTTTTATTCAAGTTCAGCAAAGAATACAAACCTATATCAAGTATTCTGAAAATGACCGGATAGATCACAAATCCCAGTGGAGTATTTTATTTACCAATATAATTTGAAGTCAAACATTTATTTAAATTGTGAAACTTTCAACATCGCTACTGCACAATTTTAAATTGAgttaaaaaattatgatgaatttTAACCCAATGGCTAAGGCTAAGCTGTCCACAACTTTCTCTACCAATTACAACACGAAgacttttttttagaaatttcATATAAACTAGCAGTCACTATCTGTTCCAATTAAAATGTAGCACATTGATgcattttttcaacaaatttccATATAAATATCCAAGGTGCTTCCTTCCAAATACGCAATCAACAAAACAGCCACTTAGTCGTCTTCACACACACAGCAAATGATCACTGATGTTCACTGTATAGATGACTGCTCAAACAAAATTGTCTGGTGGGAACAATTTGAAACATGCATCACTTGCCCGTTGATTTATAAACTCAAAACTCAAACTGCTTTTCTTTGGTGCATGATCTGCCTCCTCTTTTCAGATTCAGCAACAATATATGTACGCTTTAGACTCTACTCCCtaatccagaaaaatacagttatTTTTTGcgattaaaaaatactataaagttCTGccaaacatagctcaatcctaatcattcatttaagtTCTAACTGGAgaaaatttttaaaagaaaaaattcacttttttatttcttgaaaaaagaaccaaaaacatgcatttttagcatGTTTTCTAACAATCGAGTCataaaaatcacagacttggaacaagtctaagcattcaaaatcttgagtatgctgaaattttcctcaaattttcacttttttgtgttaattaaatggttggttaaataagaatgaaacgTCTTTTTCaataattagaatgcataaactgaaattagtcttagtacaagtctttgggcttcacagcatacgaaaaacgccctaaaaaatgcatgtttttaggactaactaaaggattaggatttagccatgtttcatttggaaaacaggataattattttttatccaaaaaaattagttctgtatttttctggaatagggagtagatggAGGAAACATGAATAATCAATAAGGAATTAGCCAGattatgatacatgtatgtagaGACGGTGAAACACAAACGAGGGTCTGACAAAAAGCTtaacctgtcctacaccacatttttgattttttttttatcacaccAAAAGATTTCAAAAGATTAACTTACAATATTCACATCAAAATGTGTGTCACAACTCACAAGCAatttctgtgttacaaattgcATTGAGCAGTTGTCAATTGTGGGCGTGGCCATTTCCTCTGATTCCTTTTCTAGTGGTGCACCCTGCATTCTCTGAGATTGGATGGACAGGAAACTTTTGACATCCTGGTTAAATCCTTGATTAATCAGCTATGCACAATTTTGCACATACATTGTACAATACCTCTCTGCTTGCGGCTACTGCTAAATACGTTCACATATTTCTATTCTAACACAAGGTAACACAGTGGAATCTTTGGTAACTACATGTAAATGGTTGGTAGGCTAATCTAATGGAACTTACTGGGTGATGATTAAAACATAGTCATGCAGTACATAGTTGGCAATCATTTTCTCCACAACACTCACATTTTGTGAACATGTACACACTTCTTTACCATGTGACCTGCCTATACATGTAATTTGGGATTATCATGCAATGTTTTACTAATAAATCAACTTTCTCTTTCAAGAATGTATTCAAGGAGAGAGTtgatttcttaataaaatgttattactAATTACTTTTCTTTCAAATTGTACCTCTAAAAGTAACCAATTGATGTTCTCCACAtggttaggccgtgtaaaattaatattttgtttctcgtccctccctccttaatttctgggatttgtcagattttttttttttttttagatttttcaatttttttagactttggaatgatttatgaaatcttcatacatataaataagtttattagagaacaagcatcacttccaagtctttttgtggtactctaggggtttatcctcagaatctcacatttgaaaaaaaaaaaaaaaaaaggcctcatcgtttcctcgagcactgttggagaagaccgaaactactgacaatgctaattttacattgaaaaaaaaaaaaaaaaaaaaaacacctccctccctcatcaattcatgaaaatcctctggacgagaaccaaaacattaattttatacggccttaatagGTAAGACACTAACATTCAAAACTGCAAGTGGTGTTTGAGCTGCTGATTGCTAACTTAATGTGGCACATGAAAAAACACAAGGATCAAATGGATACACAATACAATCATGCTCACATATTTAGCAGTGACGATTTCCCATCAAATATTTTCAGCTGACTTTCATAAACCAACTGGCAAGTGTATGATCTTACTTAATTATTTCGACAACAGTGTACGTATACTTTTCCTTTACAAGTGACTACTGCGCAAAtaaatattgcatgcatgttacaAATTGTGCCACACCAGACAAAGTTGAGATGATTCCACATTGAAgctgaacactttttttttccaaacaaaaacaaattagcCGGAAGTTGTAAATGCTGCTCCACGCACAACTATGACAACTAAATGATCTTCCTTTGATGGTTCCGTTCCAAGCCCATTGGCATAATTCAAAAGATGTTTCTGTGAGAAATCACAAGGTGGAAATGCATGTAACACACCTGCATCCACATCTTTAGGTCCTGCAACAGGCAGGCTAATTACACCAGCTGCTTGTTTTTGTTGTAAGTATGACACCAGGTTACGCAGAGCTCTTGACTGCGTCCCATTAGGAGCAGGTTCTGGCATATCATCGCCAGGGAGAGCAAGCAATAAACAGTGACCACTTGATCCTGCTCCAGAAATACGTTTTCCTACTTCCTCCAATTTGGGTTGATCTAAACGCAAACGTTGAGTTATCCTCAATATCCCATCTTCATCAAATTTTCCATGGGGTAAAAGAGAATCAGCAAGACTGGTGTCACCACCAATCTGGAACATTCTAGTTGCAAAGGCACTGTTCTTTAATACCACATAGCCTTGCCAAGCAAGGTCAAGATGTTTCACAAGATCAGCAAGTGTTTCCGCTCCATGTAACAATGAATCTTTTCTTccatctccttttttttttttttttttttgcttgaatTCACCATCAATACCTTCCTCACTACTAGAACGATGTCGTTTGTGATAATCTGGTGATGAATCATGGTTGCCAAGGGAACCACGCTCGGGTGATTCAAAACTTCTATCAGAACGTGCACGATCTTGATTAGCACTGGGAGATCTACGACGTTTGAATGGTCGAGTTCTGTCTGGAGTCCGATCATTATTGAAGTCACTACCAGGAGAACCACCTCGTTTTCCTCTTCTTTCTGGTCCTCCTGCATTACGATCTTTTGAATTGTTTCTGCGATTCCAATCCTCCTGATATCTGCCATTACCACCCTGCCAATCTCCACCACGACGCGGTTCTGCACCATTATCTCCAACCCAATTATCTCGATACTGAGCAGGTGGTGATCTACCACCTCCAAATTCACGCTCAAAATTACCACCACCGCCTTGATCATTCCTTCTGCCTCCTTGCTGGTATCCACCACCTCCACCACCAAATGATGGAGACTTGTTTGGAGGAGTATCTGGTTCTGCAAAATCAACTCTCAAACGACGGTCTGGCCCTCCTAATGGAAAGCCACGCATATTATTGGCTGCTACTTGAGCTGCTTCCAGCGTTTCATATTGAACATACGCAAATGGTTCTCCTTTCACATAATCAATTTTGCGAATAGCTCCAAAACGGTCAAATTCTCGTTCCAGAACACCCAAAGATACCCACGGTCCTAGCCCCCCAACCCACAGTCGAGATGTTGGAGACAGCTTACCATAACCTGTTTTACACTGATTTCTTCCTATGTACTGACCAGACATTGCTACCATGGCTTTGTGTGCCATATCTAAATTCAAATACCTCACAAATGCAAATGGATTGCCCTGATTTCTTGGGGGGTACTTGATGTCAATATCCTCAATTATACCATACCGCTCAAATGAACGTTTGATTTCATTTTCTGAAATACCATCTTCCAAATTGCCCACAAACACTGTACGTGTAGCCTTAGGATCATCCTCTGGCAAAAGCATTAACTCTCGATCTCGATCATGCTCCCTAACATTATCATTGCCGTATGGCcgcctattattattatacataacATTCCTATCTCTTCCAGGATTGTCGCGCACCATTCCTTTTTGCATTCCTCCTTGTTGTGGGCGGCGACCTCCACCCATATTCGAAGGTGGCATTCGACCACCATAGCCCATATCTGGACTTTGACTCCTTCGTTGTTGTTGATACTGATTTTTCTTACTTTTAAACACACAATCAACACGCAATGATTTGGCAAACAATGTTAACCTATCACCTTTTGCCATTTTGGCTTCACGGGCATGGTCATGAGCACGGAAATTTGCAAACGCTGTTCTCTCTTCATTTGGCCCACTGTATACAATTCGAATATTCACATCCCCAAATTTTTTGAATTCATGAAAAAGTGCATCCTTAATTGCCATGTCTGCTACATGTGACGGGAATCCTGTGAGTCGTAAACTCGTGTATGTTTTGTTTGAATCAAACCTATCATAACTACGATAATCACCACCATACGGTCTATCTCGATCATGGTCCATTCCACCACCACGGCCCCCACGGCCGCGCATATTGCCCGATCGCCTTCCACCATCTCTGTCCCGTCTGTCGTCTTTTTCCATACTGCGTGATGCACGACCAAGTTTGCTACCACCCCTACCTTCATAACGATCATTTCCAGGGCTCATTCTCTCCCTTGATCCTGGTCTTAGCATATCAGGACTTCCTCTCACCCGTCTCCCTGTATCTCGACCTGACTGGCGCTTCATTTTTAAGTCGATATGTTGTGCTTTAGCTGTAAATAATGCAGTTTTCATGTACACAGATTTTTACATTACAGCCAATGTAAGCGCCGCCATATTGGTAACATGGCCTTTTGACCTTGAgcaattaaaaatatcaatacgCGAAATACGGTAACCCGTTTCGGACCTATTGTTTAGTTTGTTCCGAGTGACAGGCAGTTCCGGGTTCTGGCATGATTCGGCATCATCATTGACTCATGAGTCATGAGTCACTCAACTCACGCAGTCGCGAGCAGGCCCGGGAGTCGTGTGAGCCCAAATAAAGACTTTGCACCAAAAGACCCATTTTTTCTCAATTCTCTCGAAAGAGGTTCAATATTTTGAGCACCCCGTCCCCACAAAAAGGTAGATATTTACATAACAGCTCATAACTTCCCCAAAATTCCAAAAGACTCCGTTGTTTAAGGTGGTACACCCCCTGATatattttgtgcctaattttgcatttttcttatatttttcatattagaggtggtgcaataattagtgtgtacccccggtctggcgaattataggggggcaaaatTTT
The Amphiura filiformis chromosome 3, Afil_fr2py, whole genome shotgun sequence DNA segment above includes these coding regions:
- the LOC140149301 gene encoding RNA-binding protein 15-like; the protein is MKTALFTAKAQHIDLKMKRQSGRDTGRRVRGSPDMLRPGSRERMSPGNDRYEGRGGSKLGRASRSMEKDDRRDRDGGRRSGNMRGRGGRGGGMDHDRDRPYGGDYRSYDRFDSNKTYTSLRLTGFPSHVADMAIKDALFHEFKKFGDVNIRIVYSGPNEERTAFANFRAHDHAREAKMAKGDRLTLFAKSLRVDCVFKSKKNQYQQQRRSQSPDMGYGGRMPPSNMGGGRRPQQGGMQKGMVRDNPGRDRNVMYNNNRRPYGNDNVREHDRDRELMLLPEDDPKATRTVFVGNLEDGISENEIKRSFERYGIIEDIDIKYPPRNQGNPFAFVRYLNLDMAHKAMVAMSGQYIGRNQCKTGYGKLSPTSRLWVGGLGPWVSLGVLEREFDRFGAIRKIDYVKGEPFAYVQYETLEAAQVAANNMRGFPLGGPDRRLRVDFAEPDTPPNKSPSFGGGGGGYQQGGRRNDQGGGGNFEREFGGGRSPPAQYRDNWVGDNGAEPRRGGDWQGGNGRYQEDWNRRNNSKDRNAGGPERRGKRGGSPGSDFNNDRTPDRTRPFKRRRSPSANQDRARSDRSFESPERGSLGNHDSSPDYHKRHRSSSEEGIDGEFKQKKKKKKGDGRKDSLLHGAETLADLVKHLDLAWQGYVVLKNSAFATRMFQIGGDTSLADSLLPHGKFDEDGILRITQRLRLDQPKLEEVGKRISGAGSSGHCLLLALPGDDMPEPAPNGTQSRALRNLVSYLQQKQAAGVISLPVAGPKDVDAGVLHAFPPCDFSQKHLLNYANGLGTEPSKEDHLVVIVVRGAAFTTSG